Proteins found in one Pseudoxanthomonas sp. SL93 genomic segment:
- a CDS encoding pyridoxamine 5'-phosphate oxidase family protein, whose protein sequence is MHTPEELEKKLWKALKSDRTLMIGLEGAEDGHTRPMTALTEHEGRGPMWIFTATDNLLAQSTASPQRAVATFTSMGHDLFASLQGSLVRDDNRAVIDRLWNPFVAAWYEGGKDDPKLALLRFDAEHAEIWLNEQSLLAGVKMLLGVDPKEDYQDKVAEVNLRG, encoded by the coding sequence ATGCATACCCCCGAAGAACTGGAAAAGAAGCTCTGGAAGGCCCTCAAGTCCGACCGCACCCTGATGATCGGCCTGGAAGGCGCGGAAGACGGCCACACCCGTCCCATGACCGCACTGACCGAACACGAAGGCCGCGGCCCGATGTGGATCTTCACCGCCACCGACAACCTGCTGGCGCAGAGCACCGCGTCGCCGCAGCGCGCGGTGGCCACCTTCACCTCGATGGGCCATGACCTGTTCGCCAGCCTGCAGGGTTCGCTGGTGCGCGACGACAACCGCGCGGTGATCGACCGCCTGTGGAACCCCTTCGTCGCGGCCTGGTACGAAGGCGGCAAGGACGACCCGAAGCTCGCGCTGCTGCGCTTCGATGCCGAGCATGCCGAGATCTGGTTGAACGAGCAGAGCCTGCTGGCCGGCGTGAAGATGCTCTTGGGCGTGGACCCCAAGGAGGATTACCAGGACAAGGTGGCCGAAGTGAACCTGCGCGGCTGA
- a CDS encoding glycine zipper 2TM domain-containing protein — MVMKVSRIALSLGLLSIIGVASAQTYGPEDEGRRFNDGSKVVCKNVEVQKNSKDPNRVAGTAIGAVVGGLLGNQVGSGSGKKVATVGGAVAGGAVGRKVQGDSQENKGDRVVERRCERVYP, encoded by the coding sequence ATGGTCATGAAGGTTTCGCGTATCGCGCTTTCGCTCGGCCTGCTGTCGATCATCGGCGTGGCCAGCGCCCAGACCTACGGCCCGGAAGACGAGGGTCGCCGTTTCAACGACGGCAGCAAGGTGGTCTGCAAGAACGTCGAAGTGCAGAAGAACAGCAAGGACCCCAACCGCGTGGCCGGGACCGCCATCGGCGCGGTGGTCGGCGGCCTGCTGGGCAACCAGGTGGGAAGCGGCAGCGGCAAGAAGGTCGCCACCGTGGGCGGTGCCGTGGCCGGCGGTGCGGTCGGCCGCAAGGTGCAGGGCGACAGCCAGGAGAACAAGGGTGACCGTGTGGTGGAGCGCCGTTGCGAACGGGTGTACCCGTAA
- a CDS encoding AbrB/MazE/SpoVT family DNA-binding domain-containing protein has product MKLKITTIGNSAGVILPRELLARLRLEKGDELHALETPDGIRLTVYDPALAEQMEVAEQVMREDRQVLHKLAQ; this is encoded by the coding sequence ATGAAGCTCAAGATCACCACCATCGGCAACTCGGCCGGCGTCATCCTGCCCAGGGAACTGCTGGCCCGCCTGCGCCTGGAAAAAGGCGATGAGCTGCACGCGCTGGAAACGCCCGACGGCATCCGCCTGACCGTGTACGACCCGGCGCTGGCCGAGCAGATGGAGGTGGCGGAACAGGTGATGCGCGAGGATCGCCAGGTGCTGCACAAGCTGGCGCAGTGA
- a CDS encoding sensor histidine kinase, translating to MRLADFIEAHPQRILDDAVEFAITQAPEGAQLNHKRLRNDIPLILREIVADLRTPQTPAQQHAKAQGRAPSSSVSESAATSHGRSRADDGFGVNQMIAEYRALRASVLRLWAVDEALGDGAIDDIIRFNEAIDQAVAESLVEFSRTVESWRNVFLGALGHDLRGPLTAVVGTAEFLVDNAKGTPHARQAERILSGGLQLSRLVDGLLDYSKSALGAGMTLHRAPCDLGAAIAEEVDLLRTTLRTSPITLHLASDACGEFDDARLREAVHNLVTNAAKYGDAGGEIRVSVEADEERACIAVSNAGDPLSTEALNALFDPLRRGSRAANQGEHTSLGLGLFIVREIATAHGGEVTARVEGGRTIFVITLPRETAVAADAAMPARLRQAMGEETDA from the coding sequence ATGCGACTTGCCGATTTCATTGAAGCCCATCCGCAACGGATCCTCGACGACGCCGTCGAGTTCGCCATCACGCAGGCGCCGGAAGGTGCGCAACTGAACCACAAGCGTCTGCGCAACGACATTCCCCTCATCCTGCGCGAAATCGTCGCCGACCTGCGCACGCCGCAGACGCCGGCACAGCAGCACGCGAAGGCGCAGGGGCGCGCACCGTCGTCCAGCGTTTCGGAATCGGCGGCGACCAGCCATGGCCGCAGCCGCGCCGACGACGGTTTCGGCGTCAACCAGATGATTGCCGAGTACCGCGCGCTGCGCGCATCGGTGCTGCGGCTGTGGGCGGTGGACGAGGCGCTGGGCGACGGGGCCATCGACGACATCATCCGCTTCAACGAAGCCATCGACCAGGCCGTGGCCGAATCGCTGGTGGAGTTCTCGCGCACGGTGGAGTCGTGGCGGAATGTCTTCCTCGGCGCACTGGGGCATGACCTGCGCGGCCCGCTGACGGCCGTGGTGGGCACGGCGGAGTTCCTGGTGGACAACGCCAAGGGCACGCCGCATGCGCGGCAGGCCGAACGCATCCTGAGCGGCGGCCTGCAGCTTAGCCGGCTGGTCGACGGCCTGCTGGATTACAGCAAGAGCGCGCTGGGCGCCGGCATGACGCTGCACCGCGCGCCCTGCGACCTGGGCGCGGCCATTGCCGAGGAAGTCGACCTGCTGCGTACCACGCTGCGCACTTCGCCCATCACGCTGCACCTGGCCTCCGACGCGTGTGGCGAGTTCGACGACGCCCGCCTGCGCGAAGCCGTGCACAACCTGGTGACGAATGCGGCAAAGTACGGCGACGCGGGCGGTGAAATCCGCGTCAGCGTGGAGGCCGATGAAGAACGCGCCTGCATCGCGGTAAGCAACGCGGGCGATCCGCTGTCCACCGAGGCACTGAACGCGCTGTTCGATCCGCTGCGCCGCGGCTCGCGGGCGGCCAACCAGGGCGAGCACACCAGCCTGGGCCTGGGCTTGTTCATCGTGCGCGAGATCGCCACCGCGCATGGCGGCGAGGTGACGGCCCGCGTGGAAGGCGGCCGCACGATCTTCGTCATCACGCTGCCGCGGGAAACGGCAGTGGCCGCGGACGCGGCGATGCCGGCACGGCTGCGGCAGGCGATGGGCGAGGAAACAGACGCCTGA
- a CDS encoding response regulator codes for MTTTDHTPRVLIVEDESMLVMLLEDLLPTLGYEVAGSAGSVEQALAALDEAPIDLAVVDVNLAGTPSFPVADALRERGVPFLFTTGYGHEGLPERFVDAPVLAKPFRRHDMESVLTRLRPPA; via the coding sequence ACACACCGCGTGTCCTCATCGTGGAAGACGAATCCATGCTGGTGATGTTGCTGGAAGACCTGCTGCCCACGCTGGGTTACGAAGTGGCCGGCAGCGCCGGCTCGGTCGAGCAGGCCTTGGCCGCGCTCGACGAAGCACCGATCGACCTGGCCGTGGTGGACGTGAATCTGGCGGGTACGCCGTCGTTCCCCGTGGCCGATGCACTGCGCGAGCGCGGGGTGCCGTTCCTGTTCACCACCGGCTATGGGCACGAGGGGCTGCCAGAACGCTTCGTCGACGCGCCCGTGCTGGCCAAACCGTTCCGCCGCCACGACATGGAAAGCGTGCTGACGCGCCTGCGTCCACCCGCTTAA